The following DNA comes from Magnolia sinica isolate HGM2019 chromosome 18, MsV1, whole genome shotgun sequence.
CCTCTCCGCAGCTTTCTCAGTCGAAGACTCCTCTACCAAGATGCACTTTTGGAGGTTCCTTTGTTCCAACAACCCCTCATTAATGATAATAAAGTCTGATATAAGGAAGAAAACATACCCAAGAGCCTCACCAAAGGCAGATATGAAGCTCATCTTCCTGGCTAGACCAGTGTCGATCACCCCAATTCTCGATAGCCACAGAAAATGGTCGAAGAAGAAGTAGACCATCTCGCCAGCATTGGCGAAAATGGCAAGGAAGCGGAAGAATGGGGTTGAGCCAGGATTCCGTCTGAGGGCATTGAAGCCTGTTAGGAACCGGCCGGATCGAAAAGCTTTGCGGCTGAGGCCTGAGGCCACCTCCCATTGCTTCGCTCTTTGGGCAGCTGCAGGATTGGTGGCTTCTATATGCCAGTGGACAAGCTTGGAAACATATTGGAAGGTCTTGACCAGCTTGTCTATGCCATCTCTCTTTGCTAGGAAGATGACTAGCTTGTCCACTGTGTCATTCATGGTTCTTGATAATGATGAGCTTGGTTTGCTATTATGGGAGATTTATATCAATGAAATTCATTTGCACCACAGAAATGGGTTCTGGATAGAGGCGTTACACAATGCTTGGCCAAAAAAATTCAACCGTCGGATTGCGTTTTCGGTCTCTACAAGTGGGCCgcggttcaatgatccaaaactgttgATATGATAAGCCCATGCCATGGATGGACCTTATAACAGATTGGATATTCGTGGCCATAAAAACACCTTGCCCTTTTTTACATTCTATATGGACTGTTGCTCTGTTTTCTTTGTTAACCGTCTATTCCCTGGACACAGATCGAAGGGTTAGGACTTCCTGATATGGGAAATTTTCAGTGCATGGTCTATCCAAAGTGGGGCCAACCACaacaacagtttggatcactgaatgatGGTCCTTGCATGTGCAAACTGAAACTGTGGGCATATAGTTGAAAAAAAACTGGTGGAGCACCATATGTTACCTCTCTTCTGGATAATGGTCTGGTTATCCACTTCTGGTGAGAGAGGGAAGCCTTCAGTTTCTGTTACTGATAGGTTTGTCATGCACAAGGAGTGGTAGAGATGAAACCTTCTCTCATATAAGAATTACACAATGAATTACCACCATGCACTAGTCCTTGTTTGTTTGTTGGTTTTTAATTTTTCAGTGGCCCTGTCCAAAGGGGGCGGGCGGGAATACAACACATCTTTCAAAATGGGATTTTGAAATCTCTTTGAAATTTGTGTTGGGATTCTCCACAACAGTCTTTGGACTGTTTGGGACGGTTTGTGGTGCAAACCATGCACACAATCTCTTCACATAATCATGTAGGAAAATGATCACCTAGTGTTTGACTCTGTGGGACCAACGTTATCCCTGcatcaaatccaacccatccatgatGTGTGCCCTTCGATGTTAGACCATACTCAAGTCGGCCACACCAATAGGAACAGTTGGGAGGGGACGGCCAACCTATAAAACCTTCCAAACTGTTTTGTGGAGCCGACCGTGTTGGGATGAAGGGAGA
Coding sequences within:
- the LOC131233216 gene encoding peroxisomal membrane protein 11B; amino-acid sequence: MNDTVDKLVIFLAKRDGIDKLVKTFQYVSKLVHWHIEATNPAAAQRAKQWEVASGLSRKAFRSGRFLTGFNALRRNPGSTPFFRFLAIFANAGEMVYFFFDHFLWLSRIGVIDTGLARKMSFISAFGEALGYVFFLISDFIIINEGLLEQRNLQKCILVEESSTEKAAERMETVKKIRADRIMRLMAVAANVADLVIAVADIEPNPLCNHTVTLGISGLVSAWAGWYRNWPT